Within the Gloeobacter kilaueensis JS1 genome, the region AGCGCCAACTAGCTGAGGGCGTTGATTACGTAGTCGAGGTAGGCGCGGAACTCGGTCAGCGCCTGGGGCGACATGTCGCGGGGGGCGCAGGCGCGGTCACGGGTGTACTGGAAAGCCGCAACGTATGCCTGGGTGGGCAGGTTGAGGGCGCGATAGACTTCGCGCGCACCCGAGATGCCCCACTCGTCGAGCGGACCGGTGCCGCCAACGACCAGCGAGTAGTTGATGAGCCGCAGGTAATGGTCGATGTCGCGGTAGCACTTGGCCACCTTCTCAGCCGAATCACCGGCTTCACCCGCCTGCTTGAGGTAGGGATACTTTTTGAAGACGACATCGCCGGCTTCTTTGACGACGGCATCGTGGCCGGCAGACAGCTTCTCGGCAGCCTCAAGGCGGGCGGCGGCGCGCTGGATGTTGCCCTGGACGGACTCCAGATCCGAGCCGCTCGGGAAACGACCGGCTGCGTCAGCGGCGGTGATGACAGTGGTGACGACAGACTTCATGGCTTCAGAAATCTCCTAAGACGAAAATGGCAGAATGAATGACCCTGACCCTGCCACAATGGCAGGTTCCGGTTCACAACGAGGGCGAGCGGACTAGCGCAGCGCCGCCGTCGCCTTGTCAAAGTAGCTGGCAGCCTCAGCCGCGAGCGCCGAGCAATCGCCGGAGGGCGTGTCGATCTTGCGCTTGCTGGCGGTGTTGTTGATGAAAGCCACAACCGAAGCCTTGGCAATGTTCATCGCCCGCACGGTGGAAGGAACCGGCACCCCAAGGGCAATGTAGGTTTCCTTGAGGCCGTTGAGCGCCCGATCTTCGAGCACAGAAGAATCGCCCGCCAGGAGAGCGTAGGCGATATAGCGCAGGACGATTTCGAGGTCGCGCAGGCAGGCGGCGGTGCGGCGGTTGGTGTAGAGGTTGCCACCGGCGGAGATCAAGCCGGGATTTTCGTTGACGATACCGGCGAGCGCATCGGAGACGATGCAGCTGGCGTTGCTGGTGATCGCATTGACGGCGTCGAGACGCTTGTTGCCAGCGGCGATATACTGCTTGAGCGCGGCGAGTTCAGCACCGCCGATGTAAGCAGTCTTTGAATCGGCAGCAACTACGGCTCTTGAAAAAGCATCAAGTACCATCGAGTTCTCCTTAACAAATTGCAACAAGAGTTGACTTGACGCTAATTACGATACGCGAAGGGGTGTCCGTAGTCTCAACTACCGAAAAGAAAGTAATAAACTGTAACCTGGCATGTTCACCCTGGACAGCACCTACAGTTTTCAGCGCTGGCGTCTGGTCGGTAGAGCGGTGGTTTCAGCTATCATCGGACGGGGATCAAGGAGGCATAGATGGACGCAATGGAATTTTTCCGGCGCAGCGCTGGCCGCTGGCAGTCGCAGCGCACGACGCACCATCTCGCCTTTCGTCGCTCGGAGGCGGGAGAGTCGGAGATTGCGGTGGACACGCTGAGGGCCGATGCGCCCCAGGTCGTCGAACTATGCAAGCTGCACGGGATCGATCCGGCGGGAGCGGCGGGGGCGACGCTGGTGAGCTGGCAGGGCCGCATGGGCTGGGACCGCGAAGAAGAAAACCACAGTGGTGCAACAGTGATGGTGCTGGTTCCCGACGATGCGGGCGGGCGGACGGGGCAACTGTTGCGGGAGCGCGGCTACGCCGAGGTGGCACCGGTGGTCGGGCGCTATTTTATGGACGACGAGGACGGCCTCAATTTGATCACCGAGTACGAGACGATGAGTGTGGTCGAGCGCTTCTGGTTCATCACCCCCGATCTGCGCCTCAGGGCCAGTACCCTCAAGCGCTTCGGCGGCTTCAGCACTGCCACTTATTGCACCGAGACGCGATTGACGGACGAGGCTGAGCAGGCAGCCGATGCGTCACCAATCAGGCAGCCCGTCTCCTTGTGGAGCTGGTAGACAGGATTTTGCCGTGGACGTCAGGACGATCGAGCAATTTCTTGAACTGTCGATTGGCCGCTGGCGCTCGCAGCGCAGCGGTCACCATCTCGCCTTCGGCCACTTCGAGGAGGTGCGCTCGACCATCGACATCACCGCCCTGGCGGGGGACGATCCGGCGGTAATCGAGCTGTGCCACCAGCACGATGTCGCTGCCGGGGCAATCTCGCATCCGTTTGCGATGCACTGGCAGGGCGAGTCCGATTGGGACGAGAACGCTGCCTTCGAGGGCAGCAATGTGCTGGTGCCGGTTCCGGATCTGGCCGATCCGAAGGCCGGACGCCTGCTGCGCGACAAAGGCTATGCCGAGACGGTCGCGGCTGTCGGGCGCTACGCCCTCCAGCCGGACGGCACATTCTTGCTGATCACCGAGTACGACCGGGCCAGCGCTGAGGAGCGCATCTGGTTTGCCACACCCAACCTCCGCTTTCGGGTCTCGCTCATCAAGACCCGCGACGGCAACGGCGTGATGACCGCTTCTTTTTCTTCTGAAATCCGTTCCCTTCCCAGCCATGAGCAAAAGTGACCTGCTCCTTCTGGCCCACTGGATGGCGGGGGACTTCAGCAACCGCGATCAGGCTCTCGCCCAGCCCCAACTTTTTGCCCACATTCATATCTACTTCCGGCCTCTGCCCTCTGCTTTTTTCGGCACACCGGGCTTTTACTCCGAGCAGGTCTACGACTACGACCTGTGGAACCCCTATCGCCAGGGTGTCCACCGGCTGGTCGATCTGGGCGACAGTATCGTTGTTGAAAACTACGGTCTCAAGGAAGCCGCCCTCTACGCCGGGGCGGGCCACGACCGCGACATCCTGCTCACCATTCCCCGAGATGGCCTGGAGCGCCGCCCCGGCTGCGCGATGGTCTTTCGCCGCGAGGGTGAGCACTTTTTGGGCAGCGTCGAACCTGGCAACCGCTGCTTGATCCAGCGCAATGGCCGTCAGACCTACCTGGTGAGCGAAGTAGAACTGAGCGAGACCACCTGGGAAAGCCTCGATCGGGGCATGGACATCGATACCGACGAGCAGGTCTGGGGTTCAAAGGCGGGTCCGCTTGTATTTAAGAAGCACCAGAGCTTTGCCGCAGAAGTCCAGGCCGATGGCGTCTGAAACTATTCTTCCTGCTCGAATGGGCGCAGTTGGACGATCAGCGCCTCGAAACAGGGAGCGACTGTTGCCTGCATTTCGGGGGCAAAGCGCTGGAGGCTTGCTTTTTTGAGGCTCTCAAGGCCCAGAAGCATTGCCGGAAGCGGCACCCGCAGCTCCTGGTACAGAAGCCCCATGTAGTGCAGCCCTTCGCTGCTCGTAAAGTCGTGGCGCTCCGCAGCGACGCCGTAGCTGATGCAGCGCAAAAAATGCCAGAAATCGCGCCAGCAGGCATCGGCCCGCGCCTGGGGATAGAGATCGCCTCCCGCTTCGGCAATGCCGGGAAAGTGGGCGAGTACCTGCTCTCTCGCCTCCGAGACGATCGCGGGTGCTTCGTCGCGCAACAGACGGGCAGCCTGAACCACTCTGGCATCGTGCGGCCCATCGGCAAGCAGCGCTTCGAGATCGGTGTCGGTCAGGTAGCGCCCTTCATCGTCGGCGGTCTGCAGGCGCTCGATCGTGGCTGGGGAGAAGCTCGTGCTCCAACTGGCAAAGCTGACGATGCGCGCTTTGCGGATGAGAGCCTGGACAGCATCACTCAGTTGCATGGCGGTTCAGCCGATAGATGTTTTTCGATCTGGGCGAGGGCAAGGGCGAGCACCGGTCGCACCTCCGGCTGTTCTTCCTGGGCCAGTTGCGCGCGCAGGGCAGGCAGGGCAGCGGGATGGGCAATCTTCATCAGGGCAAGGGCCACCGTGCGGCGCACCTCCGGGCTCGGATCGGTGAGCCGGTCGATGAGGGAGGCGACAGCCGGGGTGTATTCGAGATTGCCCAGGGCGGCGGCGGCTTCAGCTCGGACCGGGGCCGCCGGATCAGCGAGGGCCGTCGTCAAAAGGGCATAGTGGTGGGGAGCGGCCAACTCCGGATCGAGTCCGGCAATCGCCCCAATCACCGCCGTGCGCACGTCGGCGGCCTCCGAATCGTAGGCGGCGCGCAATCCGTCGGCAACTTCCGCTCCCATGAAGGCCAGCGCCCAGGCGGCGTGCCCCTTGGCTGAACCGGGATGATCGGCGGCCAGCACCACCAACAAATCTGGTACAGCGGCGGCTCCGACTTTAGCCAGCGCTCCGGCAGCGGAACTGCGCGCAACGTTGTCCTCGTCGTAGAGCAGGGCTGCAATCAGTGTGGGAACGGCGCGCGGATCGCCGGTCTTGGCCAGCGCTTTGCCGCAGGAGCGGCGCACGACCGGGTTGGGATGGTGGGCCAGCCCTTCGATAAGAAGCGGCACCGCCGGGGTACCGATCTGGCCAAACGCCTCGACGATAGCCAGCCGCGCCATGCCCCGGCTGTCGGCCAGTGCCTCGACCATGTGGGCGAGCAAAGCCGTGTCGCCCGGATCGAAGTGACCAGCCGCCAGCTGCGCGTGGACCACCTCGAGCAGTGCGTCCGTCGCCTCCGGCGGGTGCGGCAGAATCTGAGAGTGTGCCATCACCTACTCGATCTGCGCTGCGATCTCAGCGGGAATCGGAATCGGCTCACCCGTGCGCAGTGCCTCGATCATCGCGTCGATCTGCTGCAACTCGGGATGGTTCTCGAGGTGAGCCAGGGTCAGCTTCTGCGGCAGCTTCGCCAGCTTGCCGATGCGCAGGGCGTCATCGACGATCCGTTGCCGGTACTGCTCCAATTCGGCGATGACCTGCTCGACTTCCTGCTCGGCAGCGCTCGTGGCAAGATTTTCGGACATGCTCTTCCTTGCAGGTTACAAAACATACCGTAGTCTGGCACGCCACCTTCCCAGATGTCCGCCCCAGCTGCTAACTTCTTAAACAAAGGTAAAAATTGGGTCAATGTGTATTCATGGATACTGACGCAATCCGAGCGGCCCTGAGTAGTGCCAATCCCCAGGAGCGGATGCGGGGTCTGGTGGCACTGCGCGACGTCGATACACAGACGGCAGTGCCGCTGCTAATCAGCAAGTTGCGCGATCCAGAATTTGTTGCCCGCTCCTTTGTGGCGATGGGCCTGGGCAGGCATCGCACCGACGAGGCGTTTGCTGCTTTGCTGACGCTGCTGCACGAAGAAGGCGACTACAACGTGCGCGCCGAGGCGGCCAATTCACTCTCGCTCTACGGTTCCCCGGCCCTGCCGCATCTGTTGCGGGCCTTTGAGCAGGACGATCACTGGCTGGTGCGCCGCAGCATTCTCTCGGCCCTCGTCGAGATGCCCTACCCGGAGGCGCTGTACCAGGTCGCAGCGATTGCCCTGGCCGACAGCGATCCGATCGTGCGCGAATCTGGAATCGACGGCCTGAATGCTCTGGCTCAGACCAGCGAGCGCGAGCGGGCACTTCAGCTATTGCTGCCCCTGGTGAGCGACGAGTGGTGGCGGGTGCGCCTGCGCGTCACCCAGGCTCTTAAAGCTTTTTTTGAGGATGGGCGGGCGATGGCTGCCCTCGCTTACCTCGCAAAAGACGAGGACGAGCGGGTAAGAGCAGCAGCGACTTAAAAAATTTCCAGCTCAAGATTGAACTGAAACAGCCACCTGCAGGCTTTTGCGGGTGGTCGTGCGCGTATAAGCGTTCCACGTATCGATCTCGCGGGCAGGCCGATTGCTGAGGGCAGATCGCGTCGCTCCATCCAGCCCCTGCACCCCACTGAAGTCTGCCCCGGCGATGCTGGGCAGATCGCTCAGCGTCGCGCCGGTGAGGTCGGCTCCCCGCAGATCAGCCCCCTGCAACTCCGCGCCGTTAAGCCGGGCATTGCGCAGGCAGGCTCCGCCCAGGTACGCCCTCTGCAAGTTGGCTGCGCTTAAAATCGCACCTGTGAGATTGGCCCCACTCAGGTCCGCGCCGCTCAGATACGCGCCCCGCAGGTTGCTATTTTGCAAGTCGCGTCGGCGCAGGTCAGCTGTATTGAGATACGCGCCGCTCAAGTTGGCGGCAG harbors:
- the cpeA gene encoding class 1 C-phycoerythrin subunit alpha; translated protein: MKSVVTTVITAADAAGRFPSGSDLESVQGNIQRAAARLEAAEKLSAGHDAVVKEAGDVVFKKYPYLKQAGEAGDSAEKVAKCYRDIDHYLRLINYSLVVGGTGPLDEWGISGAREVYRALNLPTQAYVAAFQYTRDRACAPRDMSPQALTEFRAYLDYVINALS
- a CDS encoding allophycocyanin, subunit beta, whose protein sequence is MVLDAFSRAVVAADSKTAYIGGAELAALKQYIAAGNKRLDAVNAITSNASCIVSDALAGIVNENPGLISAGGNLYTNRRTAACLRDLEIVLRYIAYALLAGDSSVLEDRALNGLKETYIALGVPVPSTVRAMNIAKASVVAFINNTASKRKIDTPSGDCSALAAEAASYFDKATAALR
- a CDS encoding phycobiliprotein lyase: MDAMEFFRRSAGRWQSQRTTHHLAFRRSEAGESEIAVDTLRADAPQVVELCKLHGIDPAGAAGATLVSWQGRMGWDREEENHSGATVMVLVPDDAGGRTGQLLRERGYAEVAPVVGRYFMDDEDGLNLITEYETMSVVERFWFITPDLRLRASTLKRFGGFSTATYCTETRLTDEAEQAADASPIRQPVSLWSW
- a CDS encoding phycobiliprotein lyase, which encodes MDVRTIEQFLELSIGRWRSQRSGHHLAFGHFEEVRSTIDITALAGDDPAVIELCHQHDVAAGAISHPFAMHWQGESDWDENAAFEGSNVLVPVPDLADPKAGRLLRDKGYAETVAAVGRYALQPDGTFLLITEYDRASAEERIWFATPNLRFRVSLIKTRDGNGVMTASFSSEIRSLPSHEQK
- a CDS encoding chromophore lyase CpcT/CpeT — protein: MSKSDLLLLAHWMAGDFSNRDQALAQPQLFAHIHIYFRPLPSAFFGTPGFYSEQVYDYDLWNPYRQGVHRLVDLGDSIVVENYGLKEAALYAGAGHDRDILLTIPRDGLERRPGCAMVFRREGEHFLGSVEPGNRCLIQRNGRQTYLVSEVELSETTWESLDRGMDIDTDEQVWGSKAGPLVFKKHQSFAAEVQADGV
- a CDS encoding phycobilisome protein, whose product is MQLSDAVQALIRKARIVSFASWSTSFSPATIERLQTADDEGRYLTDTDLEALLADGPHDARVVQAARLLRDEAPAIVSEAREQVLAHFPGIAEAGGDLYPQARADACWRDFWHFLRCISYGVAAERHDFTSSEGLHYMGLLYQELRVPLPAMLLGLESLKKASLQRFAPEMQATVAPCFEALIVQLRPFEQEE
- a CDS encoding HEAT repeat domain-containing protein; the protein is MAHSQILPHPPEATDALLEVVHAQLAAGHFDPGDTALLAHMVEALADSRGMARLAIVEAFGQIGTPAVPLLIEGLAHHPNPVVRRSCGKALAKTGDPRAVPTLIAALLYDEDNVARSSAAGALAKVGAAAVPDLLVVLAADHPGSAKGHAAWALAFMGAEVADGLRAAYDSEAADVRTAVIGAIAGLDPELAAPHHYALLTTALADPAAPVRAEAAAALGNLEYTPAVASLIDRLTDPSPEVRRTVALALMKIAHPAALPALRAQLAQEEQPEVRPVLALALAQIEKHLSAEPPCN
- a CDS encoding HEAT repeat domain-containing protein; translation: MDTDAIRAALSSANPQERMRGLVALRDVDTQTAVPLLISKLRDPEFVARSFVAMGLGRHRTDEAFAALLTLLHEEGDYNVRAEAANSLSLYGSPALPHLLRAFEQDDHWLVRRSILSALVEMPYPEALYQVAAIALADSDPIVRESGIDGLNALAQTSERERALQLLLPLVSDEWWRVRLRVTQALKAFFEDGRAMAALAYLAKDEDERVRAAAT
- a CDS encoding pentapeptide repeat-containing protein; its protein translation is MNDSPELLTWLRSNSDLYGTDLRGSQLAGADLSGLVLVAVDLSGANLAGANLQAADLRGASLVGANLTGANLTDACLNRADLERANLTGSDLTGAQWQGSYYDQQTIWPGDFAYKTSGAIGPAANLSGAYLNTADLRRRDLQNSNLRGAYLSGADLSGANLTGAILSAANLQRAYLGGACLRNARLNGAELQGADLRGADLTGATLSDLPSIAGADFSGVQGLDGATRSALSNRPAREIDTWNAYTRTTTRKSLQVAVSVQS